The window CAGCGTCCTCATTTCGTCCAATTTCCTCAAGGAGAATCCCATAATTAGAATGAGTCATGGCATCATCAGGGTCAGAGGCAAGTGCCAGCTCATACTGTTTCTCAGCTTCATCTGCCAGGCCCATACGATATGATGCCACACCCGCATTACAATGTGCAATGGATTTTATTTTGCCTGTTGACATACCAGCAGCAGCATCGGCATAAATAAATGCTGCACTGAATATATTATTCGACAAGTAGATGTTGAACCCTTCCAGGAGAACTTCTGGCGGAATGGAGTTCTTGACAGAAAATTCAATTGTTTCATCTACAACCGATTGAAGATCAGACCCGTCACCATTTTTAATGGATCTAAGCCTTGTAAAAACAATCAAGGCAAGTTTTTTGATTGTCTCACTACTATCAAAATCCATACATTCCACTTTCCTACATTAAAATAATGCCAAACACTAATCCATTATCATACACATTGGGAATAATTTTATCATGTATTCCGAGATAACTAATGAGTATTATATTTTTCGATTTTAAATGACTTTTATGCATGAAAATATAGTTTAACTTTTCATCTTTTGATAGCCTTAGGACAAAATAACAGTAAGTATTATATTGATTGCTATTTATTTTAATTTTATGGTACCAAGGTTAGACATTGATCCTGAAGAGACCACAAATAGAATTACTGATTTTATCAGGTCATATGTGAAAAAGTCAGGTACCAAAGGATGCATAGTGGGACTAAGCTCAGGTATTGATTCTACTGTTACTGCATACCTGGCAGTGAAAGCACTGGGTCGGGAAAATGTACTGGGCCTGATCATACCTGAGAGGAACCTGACACCTGATGAGGATGTGCTTGATGCTACAGAGATTGCAAGTATATTAGATATTGAATTTTCAGTGGTAGAGATTGCAGATATATTGAATACGTTCCTTATTGCCATACCAGAATCGGTAGAGTCTGATCTGGCAGCTACCGGGAACCTGAAGGCCAGGATACGGATGTGTACCCTATATTATTATGCTAATATCATGAACAGGATAGTGGTGGGTACTGGCAACAGGACCGAACTCCTGCTGGGTTATTTTACTAAATACGGTGATGGCGGCGTTGATATTGAGCCTCTGGGCAACCTTTACAAGACACAGGTAAAGACACTGGCAGAATACCTGGAAGTGCCGCGCCATATTATCGATAAAACGCCAACTGCCGGACTGTGGCCGGGACAGACCGATGAAGGAGAACTGGGTATGTCATATGAAGATATCGATACTATGTTCTTTACCTTACTGGATATAAACAAACCAATGGAATACCTGGTAAACCGCTACGGTATTGAAGTATCAGCAATAAACAGGCTGATGGAGCGTATCGAAAAGAATATCCATAAACGCAAGGTAGCACCTACTCCTCCTAAATAGAAATATGATGTTGGGGGAAAAGAAAATATTGACTTGCCAAAGGTGGGTTATAGATAATCACACGTCCCGCACAACAGCACCGGTCGCTTCATATCCTGCCCTGACTGAACCGTTCATGCTGCGCTCTGGATAATTAGCCTCAGAGAACATGCCTTCAAGGTACAGCCCATTATCACTCTGCGCCTGCACGCCCGCAGTCGTTCCAACCAGAATTTCGATTACAACCAATAGCCCTATAATCAAGATCCCTATAACCAGTTCCGGTTCACATATCCTTTAGGACTTCTCGTATCGCAAGCGGATTCAGACGTGATTGCGGTTTGATGACTCCAGTATGCGGATTAAAGAACAAAATGTTATCCTTGATCAGGAAATGCTTTGCAGGTCTGTTCAACCCTTCATCATCGATATATTCCATGTAATTATGCACACGATTTACATAAATACAAAGTTAACCCTGATTTGATGTTATGTGTGTGTAATATATTATTACTCAAACCTCTCTCTTAACTTTCTCATCAACCCTTATCCCGCAAATTTCAGTCTCAGGATAATTCCCTGTCTCATCCTTCTCAGCAGACTTTACCATATCCCACACAGTTAAAAGCCCCACCGAAACCCCATGCAGCGCCTCCATCTCAACCCCGGTCTTGCCCACCGAGCGCACCTCAACAACAACACTCACCCTGTCATCATCCACATCAAAGTCCACGTCCACATGGGTGATAGGTATCTGGTGGCACATGGGTATGGTATCCCAGGTGCGCTTCACAGCCTGCACCGCCGCAATCCTCGCAGTATCCAGCACACTGCCCTTTTCAACGGTATGGCTCCTTATCGCCTCGATAGTTGCAGGTTTAAGCCTGATATATCCCGAA is drawn from ANME-2 cluster archaeon and contains these coding sequences:
- a CDS encoding tetratricopeptide repeat protein, whose protein sequence is MDFDSSETIKKLALIVFTRLRSIKNGDGSDLQSVVDETIEFSVKNSIPPEVLLEGFNIYLSNNIFSAAFIYADAAAGMSTGKIKSIAHCNAGVASYRMGLADEAEKQYELALASDPDDAMTHSNYGILLEEIGRNEDAEEHFRLAKAHRKADTN
- a CDS encoding NAD+ synthase, which translates into the protein MVPRLDIDPEETTNRITDFIRSYVKKSGTKGCIVGLSSGIDSTVTAYLAVKALGRENVLGLIIPERNLTPDEDVLDATEIASILDIEFSVVEIADILNTFLIAIPESVESDLAATGNLKARIRMCTLYYYANIMNRIVVGTGNRTELLLGYFTKYGDGGVDIEPLGNLYKTQVKTLAEYLEVPRHIIDKTPTAGLWPGQTDEGELGMSYEDIDTMFFTLLDINKPMEYLVNRYGIEVSAINRLMERIEKNIHKRKVAPTPPK
- the moaC gene encoding cyclic pyranopterin monophosphate synthase MoaC; this encodes MDGTFTHIHEGRARMVDISDKAKSTRRAVASGYIRLKPATIEAIRSHTVEKGSVLDTARIAAVQAVKRTWDTIPMCHQIPITHVDVDFDVDDDRVSVVVEVRSVGKTGVEMEALHGVSVGLLTVWDMVKSAEKDETGNYPETEICGIRVDEKVKREV